One window of the Rosa rugosa chromosome 3, drRosRugo1.1, whole genome shotgun sequence genome contains the following:
- the LOC133736351 gene encoding cinnamate beta-D-glucosyltransferase produces MGSESLVHVFLVSFIGQGHVNPLLRLGKRLASKGLLVTFCTAECVGKEMRKSNGITDEPKPVGDGFIRFEFFEDRWAEDEPMRQDLDLYLPQLELVGKEVIPEMIKKNAEQGRPVSCLINNPFIPWVCDVAESLGIPSAMLWVQSAACLAAYYHYYHGLVPFPSESDMFCDVQIPSMPLLKYDEVPSFLYPTTPYPFLRRAILGQYRNLDKPFCILMDTFQELESEIIEYMSRLCPIKAVGPLFKNPKAQNAVRGDFMKADDSIIGWLDTKPKSSVVYISFGSVVYLKQEQVDEIAHGLLSSGVSFIWVMKPPHPDSGFELLVLPEGFLEKAGDRGKVVQWSPQEKILEHPSTACFVTHCGWNSTMEALTSGMPVVAFPQWGDQVTDAKYLVDEFKVGVRMCLGEAEDRVIPREEVEKCLLEATSGPKAVEIKQNALKWKAAAEAACSEGGSSDRNLQAFVDEVRRISASLNSKSTTVDYVKSKINGVAEYVESKLNGKAAPVEAKANGIAEVDESKPINGKVEIAESKLINGKVEIAESKPINGKVELVEA; encoded by the coding sequence ATGGGTTCCGAATCATTGGTCcatgttttcttggtttccTTCATCGGCCAAGGCCATGTGAACCCACTCCTCCGCCTGGGGAAGCGCCTCGCTTCCAAGGGCCTCCTCGTCACCTTCTGCACCGCCGAATGCGTCGGCAAGGAAATGCGCAAGTCCAACGGCATCACCGACGAGCCAAAACCAGTCGGAGATGGATTCATCCGCTTCGAATTCTTCGAAGACAGATGGGCCGAGGACGAGCCCATGCGTCAGGACTTGGACTTGTATCTCCCGCAGCTCGAGCTGGTCGGGAAGGAAGTCATTCCTGAAATGATCAAGAAAAACGCGGAGCAAGGTCGCCCTGTCTCGTGCCTCATCAACAACCCCTTCATCCCTTGGGTGTGTGACGTGGCTGAGAGTTTAGGGATTCCTTCGGCTATGCTTTGGGTCCAATCCGCTGCTTGTCTCGCTGCCTACTATCACTACTACCATGGCTTGGTCCCCTTTCCTTCGGAATCAGACATGTTTTGCGATGTTCAGATTCCATCTATGCCTCTGTTGAAGTACGATGAGGTGCCCAGCTTCTTGTACCCTACTACCCCCTACCCGTTTTTGAGGAGGGCAATATTGGGGCAGTACAGGAACTTGGACAAGCCCTTCTGCATATTGATGGACACTTTCCAAGAGCTTGAGAGCGAGATCATCGAGTACATGTCTCGTTTGTGCCCGATCAAGGCAGTCGGTCCTCTATTCAAGAACCCAAAAGCCCAAAACGCCGTCCGCGGTGACTTCATGAAGGCCGATGACTCTATCATCGGCTGGCTCGACACCAAGCCTAAATCATCTGTCGTGTACATCTCGTTCGGTAGTGTGGTTTACTTGAAGCAGGAGCAAGTGGATGAGATTGCTCACGGCTTGTTGAGCTCCGGAGTTTCCTTCATTTGGGTGATGAAGCCCCCACACCCTGATTCCGgctttgaacttctggttctgCCGGAAGGGTTTTTGGAAAAGGCAGGAGACAGAGGCAAAGTTGTCCAATGGAGCCCACAAGAGAAGATTTTGGAGCACCCTTCGACAGCTTGCTTTGTGACTCATTGCGGGTGGAACTCAACTATGGAGGCACTCACCTCGGGAATGCCCGTGGTTGCATTCCCACAATGGGGTGACCAAGTGACCGACGCCAAGTACCTGGTGGATGAATTTAAGGTGGGTGTGAGAATGTGCCTTGGAGAGGCTGAAGACAGAGTAATCCCTAGGGAAGAGGTAGAGAAGTGCTTGCTCGAGGCAACCTCCGGGCCCAAGGCGGTGGAGATAAAGCAAAACGCCTTGAAGTGGAAGGCCGCGGCTGAGGCGGCCTGCTCCGAGGGAGGATCATCGGACAGGAACCTCCAGGCCTTTGTCGACGAGGTTAGGAGAATCAGCGCTTCCCTTAACAGTAAGTCAACAACTGTGGATTATGTCAAGTCAAAGATCAATGGGGTTGCGGAGTATGTTGAGTCAAAGCTGAATGGAAAGGCTGCACCAGTTGAGGCAAAGGCTAATGGAATCGCCGAAGTCGACGAGTCGAAGCCCATCAATGGGAAGGTTGAAATCGCCGAGTCGAAGCTCATCAATGGAAAGGTTGAAATCGCCGAGTCGAAGCCCATCAATGGAAAGGTTGAACTGGTTGAGGCGTAA